A region from the Solibacillus sp. FSL H8-0523 genome encodes:
- a CDS encoding ABC transporter ATP-binding protein, which produces MGILLAIENLTIAVGKKSRNEPLVKNVSLQLEEGKTYGIVGESGSGKSLTSLSILNLLDDKLAISDGRIEFADKGNLLTLKKDELQKIRGKEISMIFQEPMTALDPMYTIQYQLFEVLRFHKKLSKKQMYDQVLEMLNAVGISRPEKVLKNYPHELSGGMRQRIMIAMALLCNPKLLIADEPTTALDVTIQAQILELMKSLKQQYQSTILLITHDLGVVAESCDDVAVMYAGQIVEIGQVAEIFDHPKHPYTQGLLKAVNSIDNQTKDLYAIPGNVPTQDEFNSGCRFASRCPDVMERCWKEVPTSEQISQSHTVRCWAVDQGGVSNEP; this is translated from the coding sequence ATGGGAATTTTACTAGCTATTGAAAATTTAACAATCGCAGTTGGCAAAAAATCACGTAACGAACCACTAGTGAAAAATGTTTCGCTGCAATTAGAAGAGGGCAAAACCTATGGCATTGTTGGAGAATCTGGAAGTGGTAAAAGTTTGACGTCTTTATCCATTTTAAATTTATTAGATGATAAATTAGCAATTTCAGATGGACGAATTGAATTTGCCGATAAGGGAAATTTACTGACATTAAAAAAGGATGAGTTACAAAAAATCCGGGGTAAGGAAATTTCGATGATTTTCCAAGAGCCGATGACAGCGCTCGATCCAATGTATACGATTCAGTATCAATTATTTGAAGTATTAAGGTTTCATAAAAAACTATCAAAAAAACAAATGTATGACCAAGTACTTGAAATGTTAAATGCTGTTGGAATCTCAAGACCAGAAAAAGTATTAAAAAACTACCCGCATGAGTTATCGGGTGGTATGCGACAACGTATCATGATTGCTATGGCATTATTATGTAATCCGAAATTGTTAATTGCGGATGAGCCAACAACGGCACTTGATGTTACGATTCAAGCTCAAATTTTAGAGCTGATGAAAAGTTTAAAACAACAATACCAATCGACAATTTTATTAATTACGCATGATTTAGGTGTCGTTGCTGAAAGTTGTGATGATGTTGCGGTGATGTATGCAGGGCAAATTGTTGAAATTGGGCAGGTCGCAGAGATATTTGATCATCCGAAGCATCCATATACGCAAGGCCTACTAAAAGCGGTGAATAGCATTGATAACCAAACAAAGGATTTATATGCGATTCCAGGAAATGTACCAACGCAAGATGAATTCAATTCAGGTTGTCGATTTGCTTCAAGATGTCCAGATGTGATGGAGCGCTGTTGGAAAGAAGTACCGACGAGCGAACAAATATCGCAAAGTCATACCGTGAGATGTTGGGCGGTTGATCAAGGGGGCGTATCGAATGAACCATGA
- a CDS encoding oligopeptide/dipeptide ABC transporter ATP-binding protein — MNHEAIIELKNVKQYFPIKGGVFKQVVGHVRAVDDISIAIKGQETLALVGESGCGKSTTGKMILRLLQPTAGEILYNGQNILALSNSQFRDLRKEIQIVFQDPYSSLNPRMTVKQLLLEPILTHKLMSKQQAEIEVNEIIRNVGLTEKSLSKYPHEFSGGQRQRISIARALVLKPKFLVLDEPVSALDVSIQAQILNLLNKLQHQYQLTYLFISHDLNVVRHVSDRIAVMYLGHIVEISTAQELFENPKHPYSQALISAIPKKHPNDFVERIILKGEIPDPSNPPTGCPFHTRCLYVQDQCKIGGISMVQLNEHHHVKCILYNDEKS, encoded by the coding sequence ATGAACCATGAAGCAATTATAGAGCTTAAAAATGTAAAACAGTATTTTCCGATTAAGGGTGGCGTATTTAAACAGGTAGTTGGTCATGTACGAGCAGTTGACGATATATCGATTGCGATAAAGGGACAGGAAACATTAGCATTAGTAGGAGAAAGCGGTTGTGGTAAATCGACAACAGGTAAAATGATACTACGACTCCTTCAACCGACAGCTGGCGAAATTTTGTATAATGGGCAAAATATTTTAGCACTCTCCAATTCACAATTTCGTGATTTAAGAAAGGAGATTCAAATTGTTTTTCAAGATCCATATAGCTCGTTGAATCCACGTATGACAGTAAAACAATTACTATTGGAACCGATTTTGACACATAAATTAATGTCAAAACAACAGGCGGAAATTGAAGTTAACGAAATCATAAGAAACGTAGGCTTAACCGAAAAAAGCTTATCTAAATACCCACACGAATTTTCTGGTGGACAAAGGCAGCGTATAAGTATTGCGCGCGCGTTAGTACTGAAACCAAAGTTTTTAGTGTTAGACGAGCCTGTTTCCGCATTGGATGTATCCATTCAAGCACAAATTTTAAATTTATTGAATAAATTGCAGCATCAATATCAATTAACCTATTTATTTATTTCGCATGATTTAAATGTTGTTCGCCATGTGAGTGACAGAATTGCAGTGATGTATTTAGGACATATTGTAGAAATCAGTACCGCTCAAGAACTATTTGAAAATCCGAAGCATCCGTATAGCCAAGCGCTCATTTCGGCAATTCCTAAAAAGCATCCCAATGATTTTGTAGAGCGTATTATTTTAAAGGGGGAAATTCCAGACCCTTCAAATCCGCCAACGGGCTGCCCGTTTCACACACGCTGTCTTTATGTACAAGATCAATGTAAAATAGGCGGAATTTCAATGGTTCAGTTAAATGAACATCACCATGTAAAATGCATTCTATACAATGATGAAAAAAGCTAG
- a CDS encoding tetratricopeptide repeat protein has product MEQLLQAIQEGDIQLINQQLESFLVDSEPAAQYEVAEALVHFGFVTEANQVFEHLQFLFPEEAQIAIDRAGVLIELGEEDEALDLLMAVSDEAPEYPQALLVLADYYQMQGLFEVAEQRINEALQLLPNEPLLQFAKAELLFETGRFAEAARIYEELYAVDKKFAGTILAQRLAEVYRAGAAYESALDYYMEALEEEVTADLLFGSGYAAFQTQKYDLAIKQLEDLKELDPDYFSAYLLLAESYAMQEDNKRALKVIQEGLKRDEYDKSLFLFAGKMALKNSMPTEAIDYLSQAIALDPEYMEAIMVLMSVYSQQESYEEIISLYEQLKQYDFEWVSLSPFVANAYNEEEQFDKAYEIYKEAYTEFNEDVEFLEKYCLFLLEEGKREEAKQIATRLVQLQPTEQQWIDLLERFE; this is encoded by the coding sequence ATGGAACAATTATTACAAGCGATTCAAGAAGGCGACATTCAATTAATCAACCAACAACTTGAATCATTTTTAGTAGATTCAGAACCGGCTGCACAATATGAAGTGGCTGAGGCACTGGTACATTTTGGATTTGTAACCGAAGCAAATCAAGTATTTGAACATTTACAATTTTTATTCCCAGAAGAGGCACAAATTGCGATAGATCGTGCAGGAGTTTTAATCGAATTAGGCGAAGAAGATGAAGCATTAGATTTATTAATGGCTGTATCGGACGAAGCGCCTGAATACCCACAAGCGTTACTTGTATTAGCGGATTATTATCAAATGCAAGGACTATTTGAAGTAGCCGAGCAACGCATTAATGAAGCACTACAGCTATTACCAAATGAGCCATTATTACAATTTGCAAAAGCGGAATTATTATTCGAAACAGGTCGTTTTGCGGAAGCAGCACGTATCTATGAAGAATTGTATGCCGTGGACAAGAAGTTTGCAGGCACGATTTTAGCACAGCGCCTAGCAGAAGTTTACCGTGCAGGTGCGGCTTATGAATCAGCGCTTGATTACTATATGGAAGCACTTGAAGAAGAAGTAACGGCTGATTTATTATTCGGCTCAGGCTATGCAGCATTCCAAACACAAAAATACGACTTAGCGATTAAGCAATTAGAAGATTTAAAAGAACTTGATCCAGATTACTTCTCTGCTTATTTACTATTAGCGGAAAGCTATGCGATGCAAGAAGATAATAAGCGTGCTTTAAAAGTCATTCAAGAAGGCTTAAAGCGTGATGAATATGATAAATCACTGTTCTTATTTGCGGGGAAAATGGCGCTTAAAAATAGTATGCCAACCGAAGCAATCGACTATTTATCACAAGCGATTGCCCTTGATCCGGAGTATATGGAAGCGATTATGGTGTTAATGTCTGTCTATAGCCAGCAAGAAAGCTATGAAGAAATTATTTCACTATATGAGCAATTGAAGCAATATGACTTTGAATGGGTGTCATTATCTCCATTTGTCGCGAATGCATATAACGAAGAAGAACAGTTCGATAAAGCATACGAAATTTATAAAGAGGCATATACTGAGTTTAACGAGGACGTTGAATTTTTAGAGAAATATTGCTTATTCTTATTGGAAGAAGGTAAACGTGAAGAAGCAAAACAAATTGCGACACGTTTAGTTCAGTTACAACCTACTGAACAGCAATGGATTGACCTGTTAGAGCGCTTTGAGTAA
- a CDS encoding ReoY family proteolytic degradation factor → MTYSVPLNEKKAFIRWFLKNFQLKRREGVWILNYLLSNDELLEHVHFVDEAHYCPRAIVMSTVDTTSIPFRFYKENIMTSDAEKAFHDLRLNTSEEIYFQLNFPSIPPDPLYLAVLEENPYVPELFIPEKDRIAAQQLLENSVLAFQEQLLLKQIDEALDAGDKERFFELSNLLQALKHTK, encoded by the coding sequence TTGACTTATTCCGTACCACTCAATGAAAAAAAGGCTTTCATTCGATGGTTTTTAAAAAACTTTCAATTAAAACGACGCGAAGGGGTATGGATACTCAATTATTTATTGAGTAACGACGAATTGCTCGAGCATGTGCATTTTGTTGATGAAGCGCATTATTGTCCGCGCGCGATTGTCATGTCAACAGTGGATACGACGAGCATCCCGTTCCGTTTTTATAAAGAGAATATTATGACGTCAGATGCAGAAAAGGCATTTCATGATTTACGCCTAAACACTTCTGAAGAAATCTATTTCCAATTAAATTTCCCAAGCATACCGCCAGATCCTCTGTATTTGGCGGTACTTGAGGAAAATCCATATGTTCCGGAATTATTCATTCCTGAAAAGGACCGAATTGCGGCGCAACAATTATTGGAAAATAGTGTTTTAGCGTTTCAAGAGCAACTTTTGTTAAAGCAAATTGACGAAGCACTGGATGCGGGAGATAAAGAACGATTTTTTGAGTTATCGAATTTACTACAGGCGTTGAAACATACGAAGTAG